Proteins encoded together in one Amblyomma americanum isolate KBUSLIRL-KWMA chromosome 1, ASM5285725v1, whole genome shotgun sequence window:
- the LOC144108450 gene encoding uncharacterized protein LOC144108450 isoform X1, whose amino-acid sequence MPCAFQDLVFLLQEHVVLVFKILQLHYDDPHKVRFEDRRRRHLNRRLTATMKRLSGVHVLNHEHRFLDRGIDQMSKIIVAALVKIYGPGIASASRARPGEVYVVHRCRRCGAKGHKTDHCWAYCSPRRHAAAGRG is encoded by the exons atgccttgcgcattccaggacctcgttttcttgctgcaggagcacgtcgtgctggtgttcaaaattttgcaactccattacgacgacccacataaggtgcggtttgaggaccgccggcgtcgccatctgaaccgccgtctgacagccacgatgaagcgcttgtctggcgtgcacgttctcaatcacgag catcgtttcctggaccggggcatcgaccagatgtcaaagattatcgtcgcggccctcgtcaagatctacggaccagggatagcgtcggcttcaagggcaagaccaggagaggtgtacgtcgtgcaccggtgtcgtcggtgcggagccaaagggcacaagacggaccactgctgggcctactgctcaccgcgccgccacgccgctgcaggtcgcggttga
- the LOC144108450 gene encoding uncharacterized protein LOC144108450 isoform X2, producing the protein MKRLSGVHVLNHEHRFLDRGIDQMSKIIVAALVKIYGPGIASASRARPGEVYVVHRCRRCGAKGHKTDHCWAYCSPRRHAAAGRG; encoded by the exons atgaagcgcttgtctggcgtgcacgttctcaatcacgag catcgtttcctggaccggggcatcgaccagatgtcaaagattatcgtcgcggccctcgtcaagatctacggaccagggatagcgtcggcttcaagggcaagaccaggagaggtgtacgtcgtgcaccggtgtcgtcggtgcggagccaaagggcacaagacggaccactgctgggcctactgctcaccgcgccgccacgccgctgcaggtcgcggttga